The nucleotide window TCATAACGTTCACTGAATTATCTAACAATGCATTTGGGATTAGATTCTGTTACATGCACACACACATCACTTCTAAAGtgagatttttattttcattttctgtTTAATTTCATAACcttggttgtgttttttttttgaaatctcTAGCAATATTTAGGTCACTTTTGTACGAAGCGTGTGGACGGATCGTGAACCCTGTGGATGGTTCTGTGGGTCTGATGTGGTCTGGAAACTGGGCCCAGTGCCAAGCAGCCGTTGATGCCATTCTCAACGGCTTACCCATCACTCACACGCCTCTCCCCAGTGCATCCTCGTCGCACCAGATCATTCCTCCTCACAGGACATACGACATACGCCACGTGGCGAAAGATCCAACAACAGGAGGCGACAGTTCGGAGAGTCTGGCCCTTGCCCCACGTGTTAACGGTAACAAGGCGAAGACACAAACTGGCCGGTTAAAACGCCTAGCAGAGACCGTGGACTACCAACTAGGTGAATGTAGTCACGACACGTGGCAGCTCCAGTGTTCTGGTGCAACGCATGGCTATGGTCAGTTGGCGTTGAAGAACGTGGCGAATCGAAGGGAAGATCCATTAAACCAAAGCTCGAATCTTGGGTGTGATGATCAAGTCGATACCAACGAGGTTGGCTTAGAGCTCAGACTTGGTTAGAAGCTAAAAGGACAAAAAAATGAGAGCATAATTATTATCGTAACTGTCGTTTTCATTAATAGTTTCACTTTCTGCTTACAATGGGAAAAGTTCAAGAGACGCAAATGAAACTTGAGCTACTCTGGCttgtatgtattttaatttgatattaATGTAAAATCAATATGTGATAGAGGTCCTGAGTTTCGACGTGTTATATAGTAATTGTAGAATAGTGACTATCGTTATTTTATAGGTTTAATTAGTTTATCTCAACGAACGccactaaaataataatttattttgatattattatctTCTTGCATATGCAAAAAGGAAAAGGAAGtattagtataaaatatttcaCCTAAGGAAATAGAATCAATCACCTTAATTCGTTTAAAAGTGAATCGAATTGAAATGGATCCCTGCCAGCCAGCTCAAAGGGAACGACACTGTCAGGTTGTTTTCGAGACTTGGGAAAATCAACAACAATTAAAAGAATATCCTTGAATGATGTATGACAAATATTTTGATTCCATACACATCTGGtaacttttctttttgaacaaCCCTTTTAATGTGACTTCATAAGTGACAAATGGTACGTAGGCATCTCTATGTGGGCCTCCAGAGTTGCGAGAAAAACATTCTGAAAGAAATATAGTCCAATGGGCCTTTCACGCTTACATATCGTGGACAGAACCACGTATAAACAATGAACCACCCACTTGATAAAATATCggcaaaaaagagagagaaaaagcaCGATAGAGTGAGTCAACTACTCACCTTGTACTTCCCACAAATCTCACTTTATTAAAACCTTAATCCAAACAAACTCAAATCAGCATAGAGACAGAGAGATGTCAGAGTACCTGGTCACTGGAGGAACTGGTTTCATCGCTTCTTACATCATCAAATCACTCCTTGAACTCGGACACACAGTTCGAACCACTGTCCGAAACCCTCGTAAGATATAtccttttattattatttatttatttcgaaTCTTTACCAGTAACTTGATTTCGATTTGTGTTTGAGAAGAGGATGAAGAGAAAGTAGGTTTCTTATGGGAACTGAAAGGAGCGAAAGAGAGGCTGAAGATGTTCAAAGCTGATCTAACGGTTGATGGAAGCTTTAACGAAGCAGTAAACGGCGTCGATGGAGTATTCCACACGGCTTCTCCTGTTCTTGTTCCACAGGATCACAACATTCAAGAAACGTTGGTTGATCCTATCATCAAGGGTACAACCAATGTTATGAACTCCTGTGCTAAGTCCAAAACCACTCTTAAAAGGATCGTTCTTACTTCTTCTTGCTCCTCGATACGGTACTGTTTCGACGCCACCAAAGCCTCTCCTCTCAACGAGTCGCATTGGAGTGACCCTGATTACTGCAAACGCTTCAACGTGAGAAAACatttatcgattttttttttgtaacacatttATTTGTTATCTATATAGAAAGAAAGAACTCTGCTGATGGTATGTGTGTGGTTTTGGATATATGTATTAGCTTTGGTACGCATATGCAAAGACTCTAGGTGAGAAAGAGGCTTGGAGAATAGCTGAAGAGAAAGGGTTAAACTTAGTGGTTGTGAATTCTTCCTTTGTGGTTGGTCCATTGCTTGGACCTAAACCCACAAGTACTCTTCTTTACATCCTCGCCATTGTCAAAGGTCTTGCTGGAGAGTATCCGAATTTAACGGTCGGGTTTGTGCACATAGACGATGTAGTTGCTGCACATGTGTTAGCCATGGAAGAGCCTAAAGCATCAGGGAGAATCGTATGTTCGAGTTCGGTTGCTCATTGGTCTGAGATCATTGTGTTGCTAAGAAACAAGTATCCTAATTACCCACTTGAGAGCAAGTAATATCTCACGTCTGCAAGATTACATAGTGGAGATCTCATTTGGTGGGTTGactgattttttgttttatttttcaggtGCAGTGACAAAGAAGGGGACAATAATCCACATAGTATGGATACAAGGAAGATGCATGAATTGGGATTTGCATCATTCAAGTCATTGCCTGAGATGTTTGATGATTGTATCCGCAGTTTTCAGGAGAAGGGTCTGCTCTGATGATATTCTGTCTCTATTTATCTTTATTGTCGGTTGCTAGATCGTGATTGTGTAACCGATTGGTTCTAGTATAACAATAAAACTCAATAAGCTGGTTTAATCAATAGTTTGTTCAAATCTTGTTGTATTAAGCGTTAGCAAATGATCTTTAAGTGGTGGCTTTCTATTGTACATGATGGTTTTATAATCAAGTTAGTAATACGAAGGCAACATcttatttgaacttttttttctttttgaacagAATATCTTATTTGAACTAGGACAGATTTTTTACAGTCTCATTTAAGTGAAGAGAGGTTATTATCCCCATGATCCAAAAGTGGTTCATTGCTAGTAATAGCAACAATGAAAATTTCCATGTCTTAGCTTTCTTAAACGAAACTCCTCCCACCTTGAAGGGCTCAAATTAAATCGTACTCAGGCTAATGGGCCGAGAAACACATCTTTCAATAGAAAAGTTTTGTGCACTTCCAAGGATAATCCAATCCATAGAAACATCAAAGGTTTAAGAACTTCAATAGAAAAGTTTTGTA belongs to Brassica rapa cultivar Chiifu-401-42 chromosome A07, CAAS_Brap_v3.01, whole genome shotgun sequence and includes:
- the LOC103831262 gene encoding LOB domain-containing protein 42, whose translation is MRISCNGCRVLRKGCNQDCTIRPCLQWIKSADSQANATLFLAKFYGRAGLLNLIESGPDHLRPAIFRSLLYEACGRIVNPVDGSVGLMWSGNWAQCQAAVDAILNGLPITHTPLPSASSSHQIIPPHRTYDIRHVAKDPTTGGDSSESLALAPRVNGNKAKTQTGRLKRLAETVDYQLGECSHDTWQLQCSGATHGYGQLALKNVANRREDPLNQSSNLGCDDQVDTNEVGLELRLG
- the LOC103831263 gene encoding tetraketide alpha-pyrone reductase 2, with protein sequence MSEYLVTGGTGFIASYIIKSLLELGHTVRTTVRNPQDEEKVGFLWELKGAKERLKMFKADLTVDGSFNEAVNGVDGVFHTASPVLVPQDHNIQETLVDPIIKGTTNVMNSCAKSKTTLKRIVLTSSCSSIRYCFDATKASPLNESHWSDPDYCKRFNLWYAYAKTLGEKEAWRIAEEKGLNLVVVNSSFVVGPLLGPKPTSTLLYILAIVKGLAGEYPNLTVGFVHIDDVVAAHVLAMEEPKASGRIVCSSSVAHWSEIIVLLRNKYPNYPLESKCSDKEGDNNPHSMDTRKMHELGFASFKSLPEMFDDCIRSFQEKGLL